Genomic DNA from Penaeus monodon isolate SGIC_2016 chromosome 15, NSTDA_Pmon_1, whole genome shotgun sequence:
GGAGTTTTGAATGGGAAATTCTGTGCCTGACCTTGAGCCTGAGGTGGGTAGTACAAGTACACTGGTTGTCCATCAAATCATATTCCGATGATGTTCTTAACAAGACGCCAACAAAAAGCAATTAATGTAGATCTAAAGATATGGTAACAATATCTGATTGGNNNNNNNNNNNNNNNNNNNNNNNNNNNNNNNNNNNNNNNNNNNNNNNNNNNNNNNNNNNNNNNNNNNNNNNNNNNNNNNNNNNNNNNNNNNNNNNNNNNNNNNNNNNNNNNNNNNNNNNNNNNNNNNNNNNNNNNNNNNNNNNNNNNNNNNNNNNNNNNNNNNNNNNNNNNNNNNNNNNNNNNNNNNNNNNNNNNNNNNNNNNNNNNNNNNNNNNNNNNNNNNNNNNNNNNNNNNNNNNNNNNNNNNNNNNNNNNNNNNNNNNNNNNNNNNNNNNNNNNNNNNNNNNNNNNNNNNNNNNNNNNNNNNNNNNNNNNNNNNNNNNNNNNNNNNNNNNNNNNNAATTAAGTAGAACGATCATATCCAGTGAAGCAGGAATTAGATGCCGTTTATGTTTCAATGAAACATAACTGAGTCCTGAACTCCTAGACGAAAAGCATTCATTTTCATAAAGAGCCTCACGTAGGATCCATgttatccctcctccctcgttgTGAGGATCCTTCTCATGAGCCTTGGGGAGCGTTCATCTCCCTCCCCGTAGCACTCCTTGACGGCCTTAAACACCTCCTTCGACCAGCTGTAGTACAGGTCTTCGCCGAAGCAGTTGGCCATCACCTGAAGAAAAATGATCCNNNNNNNNNNNNNNNNNNNNNNNTGAATGTGTCATTTTATCCAATGGTTGCTCCCATTGCCAACGTCATCCCTGTTTACACATAGAGAGCCATATCATCCAGTTTTATTTTCGTCGCCAGCATTTTCCgtccttctatcttttcttttttttgttcactgTTTTTCTCTCGTGTTTGTGTCACCCAGTTATTCACTGGGCCATATGGGCGATAAAAATACAGNNNNNNNNNNNNNNNNNNNNNNNNNNTACCTTAGAATAACCGTACTTCTTGGCGAATCCATCAGCGGTCACCAAGGCGCCGCACAGGGCTGACAACACGACTAGAACTCGCAACATCCTGCAATGAATATTNNNNNNNNNNNNNNNNNNNNNNNNNNNNNNNNNNNNNNNNNNNNNNNNNNNNNNNNNNNNNNNNNNNNNNNNNNNNNNNNNNNNNNNNNNNNNNNNNNNNNNNNNNNNNNNNNNNNNTTGACATAAACTGCATTACATTCATTTTCCCTCAGCTGACATTGGGTCGTGTCTCTTGAATTCTTATTTACCTTGGTTTATGCAAATATTTTACAACCACGCNNNNNNNNNNNNNNNNNNNNNNNNNNNNNNNNNNNNNNNNNNNNNNNNNNNNNNNNNNNNNNNNNNNNNNNNNNNNNNNNNNNNNNNNNNNNNNNNNNNNNNNNNNNNNNNNNNNNNNNNNNNNNNNNNNNNNNNNNNNNNNNNNNNNNNNNNNNNNNNNNNNNNNNNNNNNNNNNNNNNNNNNNNNNNNNNNNNaaattgggaaaatatatatgaactctGAACTATGGTGTTATTcagcaaaaaaataagaaatattgacAATATAAATTTGCAGCCGACCCCGAAAAACTTAATCCAAATCTTTGACCATCGCTCCCAAACTCTTCCTTGcatacaaaaacgaaaaaaagtgtaACGCGGTACTACTCCTGAAGCCACCTTCTCTAGAACCTAATACGCCTCAAATTTCAAACCTTCAATACCCTCTTCACTCCGCCATCCTCATATTCACTCCGTCTCCGATCCTCAACATCATTACCACAACCCACCCCAGCATCGCCGCGAAACAAGCAATTTCCATTTCTATATTAAACTGATCACTTACTAccacaatttccccccccccaaaaagtcacCTGATGGAATGACGACTGTAAACATCTCCTGAGACTCTCTCCTTATATACTCATCGCCAGTGTTCAGCAAGTCACCCACCTCCCATATATCCTATGGATGCTTCCCTTTTTCTTAACCTTGACAATAAGCCTATATTAGCGCTTGACATTAGTCATGAATTCCTGACCGCGTAATGTTTTAGCAGGtgatgtttttcttattaattttNNNNNNNNNNNNNNNNNNNNNNNNNNNNNNNNTGTTTGTTTTCGTGTTGNNNNNNNNNNNNNNNNNNNNNNNNNNNNNNNNNNNNNNNNNNNNNNNNNNNNNNNNNNNNNNNNNNNNNNNNNNTTNNNNNNNNNNNNNNNNNNNNNNNNNNNNNNNNNNNNNNNNNNNNNNNNNNNNNNNNNNNNNNNNNNNNNNNNNNNNNNNNNNNNNNNNNNNNNNNNNNNNNNNNNNNNNNNNNNNNNNNNNNNNNNNNNNNNNNNNNNNNNNNNNNNNNNNNNNNNNNNNNNNNNNNNNNNNNNNNNNNNNNNNNNNNNNNNNNNNNNNNNNNNNNNNNNNNNNNNNNNNNNNNNNNNNNNNNNNNNNNNNNNNNNNNNNNNNNNNNNNNNNNNNNNNNNNNNNNNNNNNNNNNNNNNNNNNNNNNNNNNNNNNNNNNNNNNNNNNNNNNNNNNNNNNNNNNNNNNNNNNNNNNNNNNNNNNNNNNNNNNNNNNNNNNNNNNNNNNNNNNNNNNNNNNNNNNNNNNNNNNNNNNNNNNNNNNNNNNNNNNNNNNNNNNNNNNNNNNNNNNNNNNNNNNNNNNNNNNNNNNNNNNNNNNNNNNNNNNNNNNNNNNNNNNNNNNNNNNNNNNNNNNNNNNNNNNNNNNNNNNNNNNNNNNNNNNNNNNNNNNNNNNNNNNNNNNNNNNNNNNNNNNNNNNNNNNNNNNNNNNNNNNNNNNNNNNNNNNNNNNNNNNNNNNNNNNNNNNNNNNNNNNNNNNNNNNNNNNNNNNNNNNNNNNNNNNNNNNNNNNNNNNNNNNNNNNNNNNNNNNNNNNNNNNNNNNNNNNNNNNNNNNNNNNNNNNNNNNNNNNNNNNNNNNNNNNNNNNNNNNNNNNNNNNNNNNNNNNNNNNNNNNNNNNNNNNNNNNNNNNNNNNNNNNNNNNNNNNNNNNNNNNNNNNNNNNNNNNNNNNNNNNNNNNNNNNNNNNNNNNNNNNNNNNNNNNNNNNNNNNNNNNNNNNNNNNNNNNNNNNNNNNNNNNNNNNNNNNNNNNNNNNNNNNNNNNNNNNNNNNNNNNNNNNNNNNNNNNNNNNNNNNNNNNNNNNNNNNNNNNNNNNNNNNNNNNNNNNNNNNNNNNNNNNNNNNNNNNNNNNNNNNNNNNNNNNNNNNNNNNNNNNNNNNNNNNNNNNNNNNNNNNNNNNNNNNNNNNNNNNNNNNNNNNNNNNNNNNNNNNNNNNNNNNNNNNNNNNNNNNNNNNNNNNNNNNNNNNNNNNNNNNNNNNNNNNNNNNNNNNNNNNNNNNNNNNNNNNNNNNNNNNNNNNNNNNNNNNNNNNNNNNNNNNNNNNNNNNNNNNNNAACATTTTTCTAAAATACTAATGAACAAACTACATGGACCAAATATACTAGGTGACTTGCCTTCTGTTACACTGTGGCAGAAGATTGCATTGTGCATGGAAGAAGGAAAGCAGATAGTTGAATAAACTTCGGGAACCAAAACGTCTACCACACATTCATGTCTGCCATGAACACACGTTACCCCATCATCTCGAACAAGGACAGAATCTTACtcaacacatattcacacacaatggaaaaaataacaaatatctcACACTCACAACAGGGATTCCACAAGTACCTGCTACAACACGGAAACCTCACAAACTCCTTTTAAATTGACGCTAATGAATTGGCAATCCTACACAACCCTCATCTTAGATTCTAAACAGCATCCGGACTTAATGGATCTTAATTATAATACATTCTACACCTGACAAAACTACAAGGAAAGCCGAACACTTGGTGATATTTAGCCTTGAATATGACTTAactgtttactatatatatgcatgttagtCTACGTATATATTCATCGTTTCCTTACTGGCTTCAATATTATCGCACGGGGAACCTCTTCATTAAAAAACCTCAAGCTTGAGAGCTTAGCATACTTGGATGTTATTTATTCAATAAAGTAGGAAAATAAGATAAGGTATCTCAGTGGTGTGGCTTTNNNNNNNNNNNNNNNNNNNNNNNNNNNNNNNNNNNNCACCTGTCTTTTCTGATGCATTTGCTTTAAGTTTCGGTTATCTCCGTTTATGTCCCTGTTTTCCGAGGGGAGACTTCGGGATTTCACTCGCTGTAGTTCAATGGGCTGATCACGAATGAAACGGGGATGTGGAAACCATACGATTCTTCTACTACTCAGGGACTCTCAAAGGGGTAGGGGCAGTAATAACGATGTGTCATACCTCTGCATAAGTAATCTTAGTTCTGTGGTCGTTTTACTAACTCCCTTCATCTTCATATAGTGAGAAGTAACTGAATGGGGGCATAAACACAAggaatttctttctttccaattaTTATGATATAGTCACCTGCAAACTAGTCATGAAttaattccttttcttctgcATTAGCTAACCTCACTACTGACGCCATATACTTATTGATCAAATCGCTTGTGTATGGGACTATTTGGAACTTTAAAACTTGTCTAAGATGTTCAAGATAGGGTTTTCTTTGCTACGCACCTACCACGCCCATTACCAGTGTTTGATatatttgcttctttttctttatctgtataGGAGGGGTTAGTCATATAAAACTATCAAAAACTATTAACAAGGTACGGTTCATAATTAGATGATGACATGGATACTCTTCATTACTAATGGATCTTTTAATCACATCCTTGTAAGTACAGGCATTCTGGGGAATAAACTAAATTTTCTagattttatctttaatttatttatttagtttgacAATATAGGCCATTTGCTTACCATTGTCCCATCCCCCCAGAATCGTTTCATTTACCATTCAACATTTTCCTCTGTACTTAAACATGTTTGAACATTTGTTTTAAGTATTATGTTCCCAACATACACCATTGTCATACAAAAGATGATCACAAATAACCACACTTCATACTCTACATCATACTATTCATTTCTGAATCGCCTTAGCTTAAAAAAATCACTGTGAACGCACAAAAAAATACATCAGCGACCACGAAATACAGCAACAGCATATCTTCAACTTTCCCCCTTCGTCCTCTTCTAATACAGCTGGAAGTCGTCCCTCTCCTCGACGCCCATCAGGATGTGGATGATCTTCTCGGCCTTCGAGCCTTCGTCGCTGTCTTCGTCACCAGGGAGATCGAACTCATCCAGGTACTTCATGAAGTCGTGCTTCATGCACACCCCGAAGCGGGCTTTCTTCCAGCACTTGTTTAGGGCGACCATGCGCTGCAGCTTCAAAGGCATCGGGGACCCGGACTTCTCCAGGGGGAGGCACATCTGCGGGGGGAGGATGGGGTCAAGGGGACNNNNNNNNNNNNNNNNNNNNNNNNNNNNNNNNNNNNNNNNNNNNNNNNNNNNNNNNNNNNNNNNCCAGGaccgtgcacgtgtgcgtgtctgCATGTGAATAATCGCAAGTATGAAATGAAATCTTGGAGCCTAGTCTACTCATTACGTGTCTCTGGATACATACCGTCAGTTCCTTGCACTTCTCCATTCCTTTCACGAGGTCCTCCTTCAGCTCCTCACTGATGTCAAGCTCTTTCACGCTATTAACGGCGTCGTAGTTAAGGTTGAAGTCGTCATCAATCTGCAAATCAACGAGTCATTTTAAGCCATNNNNNNNNNNNNNNNNNNNNNNNNNNNNNNNNNNNNNNNNNNNNNNNNNNNNNNNNNNNNNNNNNNNNNNNNNNNNNNNNNNNNNNNNNNNNNNNNNNNNNNNNNNNNNNNNNNNNNNNNNNNNNNNNNNNNNNNNNNNNNNNNNNNNNNNNNNNNNNNNNNNNNNNNNNNNNNNNNNNNNNNNNNNNNNNNNNNNNNNNNNNNNNNNNNNNNNNNNNNNNNNNNNNNNNNNNNNNNNNNNNNNNNNNNNNNNNNNNNNNNNNNNNNNNNNNNNNNNNNNNNNNNNNNNNNNNNNNNNNNNNNNNNNNNNNNNNNNNNNNNNNNNNNNNNNNNNNNNNNNNNNNNNNNNNNNNNNNNNNNNNNNNNNNNNNNNNNNNNNNNNNNNNNNNNNNNNNNNNNNNNNNNNNGCAACATAGACGAAATCTTCAAACTCACGTAATTCATCTTCCTCATAACGCAGGTGAAGTTGCTGACCTTCGCCTTCACCTTATGTACCATTTTCTTGATGATGGGAGCAGTGTACAAGGGGGCCTCGCGCTTCTTCATACGGAGAGAAAAGAGGTCAGTTAATTACGGGTCTTAACGAGGTCGTAGCACAATCTGACGCTTAAATCgatatacattatactaatattgGNNNNNNNNNNNNNNNNNNNNNNNNNNNNNNNNNNNNNNNNNNNNNNNNNNNNNNNNNNNNNNNNNNNNNNNNNNNNNNNNNNNNNNNNNNNNNNNNNNNNNNNNNNNNNNNNNNNNNNNNNNNNNNNNNNNNNNNNNNNNNNNNNNNNNNNNNNNNNNNNNNNNNNNNNNNNNNNNNNNNNNNNNNNNNNNNNNTAACTTGATAGGGGAAGTTGAAGGGGAAATTCTGTGCCTGACCTTGAGCCTGAGGTGGGTAGTACAGGTACACTGGTTGTCCATCAAATCTATTCCAGATGTTCTacaagacaaaacaaagacaatTGTTGTAGATCTAAATATATGGTAACAGTATCTGATTGGTAAATAAGTGAAGAGAGACAAGCTTCAACACaaaagacagatacagatagagagttatgtataatatgaatagacatatacacacattNNNNNNNNNNNNNNNNNNNNNNNNNNNNNNNNNNNNNNNNNNNNNNTANNNNNNNNNNNNNNNNNNNNNNNNNNNNNNNNNNNNNNNNNNNNNNNNNNNNNNNNNNNNNNNNNNNNNNNNNNAATAAGTAGAACGATCATTCCAGTGAAGCAATTAGATGCCGTTTATGTTTCATGAAACATAAACGGTCTGAACTAGACGAAAAGGCATTCATTTTCATAAAGAGCCTCACCGTAGGATCcatgttatcctcctcctcttgtgaGGACTCCTTCTCATGAGCCTTGGGGAGCTTCATCTCCTCCCCGTAGCACTCCTTGACGGCCTTGAACACCTCCTTCGACCAGCTGTAGTACAGGTCTTCGCCGAAGCAGTTGGCCAtcacctgaagaaaaaaaattagccNNNNNNNNNNNNNNNNNNNNNNNTAATGTGTCACTTTATCCAGTGTTTGTTCGCATTGCCAGCGTCATCCCTGTTTACACATAGAAACCAATATCATCCAGTTTTATTTTCGTCGCCAGCATTTTccgtccttctttctttctttggctttTTTGCCACTGTTTTCCTCTCGTGTTTGTGTCACCCAGTTATTCACTAAGGCATATGGTCGATAAAGATAAGGNNNNNNNNNNNNNNNNNNNNNNNNNNNNNNNNNNNNNNNNNCCTTAGAATAACCGTACTTCTTGGCGAATCCATCAGCGGTCACCAAGGCGCCGCACAGGGCTGACAACACGACTAGAACTCGCAACATCCTGCAACGAATATTTCGTATATAAGTTNNNNNNNNNNNNNNNNNNNNNNNNNNNNNNNNNNNNNNNNNNNNNNNNNNNNNNNNNNNNNNNNNNNNNNNNNNNNNNNNNNNNNNNNNNNNNNNNNNNNNNNNNNNNNNNNNNNNNNNNNNNNNNNNNNNNNNNNNNNNNNNNNNNNNNNNNNNNNNNNNNNNNNNNNNNNNNNNNNNNNNNNNNNNNNNNNNNNNNNNNNNNNNNNNNNNNNNNNNNNNNNNNNNNNNNNNNNNNNNNNNNNNNNNNNNNNNNNNNNNNNNNNNNNNNNNNNNNNNNNNNNNNNNNNNNNNNNNNNNNNNNNNNNNNNNNNNNNNNNNNNNNNNNNNNNNNNNNNNNNNNNNNNNNNNNNNNNNNNNNNNNNNNNNNNNNNNNNNNNNNNNNNNNNNNNNNNNNNNNNNNNNNNNNNNNNNNNNNNNNNNNNNNNNNNNNNNNNNNNNNNNNNNNNNNNNNNNNNNNNNNNNNNNNNNNNNNNNNNNNNNNNNNNNNNNNNNNNNNNNNNNNNNNNNNNNNNNNNNNNNNNNNNNNNNNNNNNNNNNNNNNNNNNNNNNNNNNNNNNNNNNNNNNNNNNNNNNNNNNNNNNNNNNNNNNNNNNNNNNNNNNNNNNNNNNNNNNNNNNCTCTGAACTGTGGTATTTTTCAGCAAAACCTAAGAGAGCTAGAAATTGCAAATTTACAGTCAACCCCAAATAGTTATTCAAGACCTCCGCAGTATTACTCCTCAAGCCATCTTTTCTATAACCTTACAAAAGGGTATAGAAAATTCCAACCTTCATTACCCTCTTCACTCCTCCATCCTCACAATCACTCCGTCACCGATCTTCAACATCattaccaaaacccaaaccagCATCGCCGCTAAATAAGCAATTTCCATTTCTCCCTTAAATTAAGCACTTACTACCACACATTTTCTTTGCACCAAGAAGCTCACCTGATGGAATGACGACTGTAAACATCTCCTGAGACTCTCTCCTTATATACTCATCGCCAGTGTATAGCAAGTCATCCAATTTGCCTGTGGCGATAGGACTCCCATATGCCCGAGAGATGCTTCCCCTTTTCTTAACCTTGGCAATAAGCCTATATTAGAGTGTGGCATTACTCATGAATTCGTGACCATGAAATCTATGAGCAGGTGATGTTTTTACTTGATATTaatgtgaaaaataataacaaatacatagataNNNNNNNNNNNNNNNNNNNNNNNNNNNNNNNNNNNNNNNNNNNNNNNNNNNNNNNNNNNNNNNNNNNNNNNNNNNNNNNNNNNNNNNNNNNNNNNNNNNNNNNNNNNNNNNNNNNNNNNNNNNNNNNNNNNNNNNNNNNNNNNNNNNNNNNNNNNNNNNNNNNNNNNNNNNNNNNNNNNNNNNNNNNNNNNNNNNNNNNNNNNNNNNNNNNNNNNNNNNNNNNNNNNNNNNNNNNNNNNNNNNNNNNNNNNNNNNNNNNNNNNNNNNNNNNNNNNNNNNNNNNNNNNNNNNNNNNNNNNNNNNNNNNNNNNNNNNNNNNNNNNNNNNNNNNNNNNNNNNNNNNNNNNNNNNNNNNNNNNNNNNNNNNNNNNNNNNNNNNNNNNNNNNNNNNNNNNNNNNNNNNNNNNNNNNNNNNNNNNNNNNNNNNNNNNNNNNNNNNNNNNNNNNNNNNNNNNNNNNNNNNNNNNNNNNNNNNNNNNNNNNNNNNNNNNNNNNNNNNNNNNNNNNNNNNNNNNNNNNNNNNNNNNNNNNNNNNNNNNNNNNNNNNNNNNNNNNNNNNNNNNNNNNNNNNNNNNNNNNNNNNNNNNNNNNNNNNNNNNNNNNNNNNNNNNNNNNNNNNNNNNNNNNNNNNNNNNNNNNNNNNNNNNNNNNNNNNNNNNNNNNNNNNNNNNNNNNNNNNNNNNNNNNNNNNNNNNNNNNNNNNNNNNNNNNNNNNNNNNNNNNNNNNNNNNNNNNNNNNNNNNNNNNNNNNTTTCATGCCTATTTTTTAGGATAATGCAAATGAAAATAGCCCGCCCGAGTTTATGGAAACTAGTGCAACTTTTTAAATCATCTGCAGTCTCCTAATTTCAACATTTTCAAAACAGGAATTCATAACTAAATAGGCAACAAAGCAAATATTGATGAAATATAAGCACTGTTGCAAGCAATAATTACTCACAAACTGATGATATTTACTATGTAAGTAAAATTGATATTATActaaaataagaaattaacatGAAATTGGCAAAACATTAGACAGCAGTAATGAACAAAAGTTAAATGATGTTAAAGAAAAACATACTTGcagaaatgtgtgtttttgtttgtgcaaaAAAGCACTTGCATGATATAAATGCaacaaaagaaggataaaaacttgctgaaaatatgaaaatatatatatattcgaagatATAGAATAATCACATCTAATCTCAGATCTTAACATAGGCGTAGGTATCATCAACCACAGCCTACACATAGGCACACAAAACTACGAAAAAATCCTGCATCCCTCCAGCGCAGGCCTACACGAGGTTGAGCTCGTCCGAATCGGCGGCCACCAGCAACGTCACCAGCCTCTCCACCAGGTCGGCTCCCTCGTCGCTCAGAGCCGAAGTATCGAACATGTTGATGTTTTTCCGGACGTCGTTCTTGAGGCAGGCGCCGATGCGGCCCATGCGCTCGCACCTGACGAAGGCGGCGACGCGGTGAAGCTCCTCGGGCACAAGCGATCCGCGACGCTTCTCCGGGAGGCACTTCTGCAGGCAGGTATCCAGGTAGGCATCCCGCTTTTATGTAGGTGCATAGGTGTGTGTACTTCTATCAAACGTCTNNNNNNNNNNNNNNNNNNNNNNNNNNNNNNNNNNNNNNNNNNNNNNNNNNNNNNNNNNNNNNNNNNNNNNNNNNNNNNNNNNNNNNNNNNNNNNNNNNNNNNNNNNNNNNNNNNNNNNNNNNNNNNNNNNNNNNNNNNNNNNNNNNNNNNNNNNNNNNNNNNNNNNNNNNNNNNNNNNNNNNNNNCNNNNNNNNNNNNNNNNNNNNNNNNNNNNNNNNNNNNNNNNNNNNNNNNNNNNNNNNNNNNNNNNNNNNNNNNNNNNNNNNNNNNNNNNNNNNNNNNNNNNNNNNNNNNNNNNNNNNNNNNNNNNNNNNNNNNNNNNNNNNNNNNNNNNNNNNNNNNNNNNNNNNNNNNNNNNNNNNNNNNNNNNNNNNNNNNNNNNNNNNNNNNNNNNNNNNNNNNNNNNNNNNNNNNNNNNNNNNNNNNNNNNNNNNNNNNNNNNNNNNNNNNNNNNNNNNNNNNNNNNNNNNNNNNNNNNNNNNNNNNNNNNNNNNNNNNNNNNNNNNNNNNNNNNNNNNNNNNNNNNNNNNNNNNNNNNNNNNNNNNNNNNNNNNNNNNNNNNNNNNNNNNNNNNNNNNNNNNNNNNNNNNNNNNNNNNNNNNNNNNNNNNNNNNNNNNNNNNNNNNNNNNNNNNNNNNNNNNNNNNNNNNNNNNNNNNNNNNNNNNNNNNNNNNNNNNNNNNNNNNNNNNNNNNNNNNNNNNNNNNNNNNNNNNNNNNNNNNNNNNNNNNNNNNNNNNNNNNNNNNNNNNNNNNNNNNNNNNNNNNNNNNNNNNNNNNNNNNNNNNNNNNNNNNNNNNNNNNNNNNNNNNNNNNNNNNNNNNNNNNNNNNNNNNNNNNNNNNNNNNNNNNNNNNNNNNNNNNNNNNNNNNNNNNNNNNNNNNNNNNNNNNNNNNNNNNNNNNNNNNNNNNNNNNNNNNNNNNNNNNNNNNNNNNNNNNNNNN
This window encodes:
- the LOC119582182 gene encoding uncharacterized protein LOC119582182 produces the protein MLRVLVVLSALCGALVTADGFAKKYGYSKVMANCFGEDLYYSWSKEVFKAVKECYGEEMKLPKAHEKESSQEEEDNMDPTNIWNRFDGQPVYLYYPPQAQGQAQNFPFNFPYQVISLRMKKREAPLYTAPIIKKMVHKVKAKVSNFTCVMRKMNYIDDDFNLNYDAVNSVKELDISEELKEDLVKGMEKCKELTMCLPLEKSGSPMPLKLQRMVALNKCWKKARFGVCMKHDFMKYLDEFDLPGDEDSDEGSKAEKIIHILMGVEERDDFQLY